A stretch of the Marivirga tractuosa DSM 4126 genome encodes the following:
- the ung gene encoding uracil-DNA glycosylase: MEVKIEKSWKDKLGSEFEKNYFHELASFVKSEFLNKTIYPPAKEIFKAFDACPFDEVKVVILGQDPYHGAGQANGLCFSVHPGVPMPPSLVNIFKERKTDLGKSMPPNGDLTGWAKQGVLLLNATLTVAAKSPGSHQKKGWEEFTDAAIQKLSDEKEDLVFILWGAYAQKKGAVIDRNKHFVIESPHPSPFAAHRGFFGSKPFSRCNDFLVSKSTEPIHW, encoded by the coding sequence AACTCGGAAGTGAATTTGAGAAGAATTATTTTCATGAATTAGCAAGTTTTGTTAAGTCTGAATTTCTAAATAAAACAATCTATCCTCCTGCAAAAGAAATATTTAAGGCTTTTGATGCTTGTCCTTTTGATGAAGTAAAAGTAGTCATATTGGGTCAAGATCCTTATCATGGCGCAGGGCAAGCTAATGGCTTATGTTTTTCTGTCCATCCAGGAGTTCCAATGCCTCCTTCCTTGGTGAATATATTTAAAGAAAGAAAAACCGATTTGGGAAAATCTATGCCCCCAAATGGGGACCTGACTGGCTGGGCTAAGCAGGGGGTACTATTATTAAATGCTACCTTAACGGTTGCGGCTAAATCCCCCGGCTCTCATCAAAAGAAGGGCTGGGAGGAGTTTACAGATGCAGCTATTCAGAAGCTTTCTGATGAAAAGGAAGATTTAGTTTTTATTTTATGGGGTGCATATGCGCAGAAAAAAGGTGCCGTAATTGACAGGAATAAACATTTTGTGATTGAATCGCCTCATCCTTCTCCGTTTGCTGCACATCGTGGTTTTTTTGGATCTAAACCATTTAGCAGATGTAATGATTTTCTAGTGTCGAAAAGTACAGAACCTATTCATTGGTAA
- a CDS encoding leucine-rich repeat domain-containing protein, with translation MKNTVFLLVFFMVVCQISKAQKSFKFYKKQDSIDYNHYRMIMTKGYQYTVIDGILRKELVDTTYQDSENFIGYDSASKLLREIPKFEYYIRKQNEQYTKGDQLKKTNRYDTITHLSFEGRDLKKLPVLKLLQCKNLKEIELVNTSVKKIPWLLNWSIFGLDSLQTVRIYNHTPNKQIKFKKNTNVTELVYRDSPYSPIPKDFHKLENVKEIDFARNDFRKDAKFHLDKLKNLKHLNLSRNNIDLKNLAEDTVNNLKYIVLSFNNLTAIPKEIGFLKDLVDLQFAENDIKSDLIHPALGSLKNLKVLSFYKNDLDSLPPFIFDLKNLAELDLYYNRIEKIPNELGHLKNLEKFYVAHNQLFSIPESIGELKSLKEFYIHHNRISYLPESIGNLKKITDFHIHNNYFQGFPEFVLNFDKLEDLDISFNEIHKFPPELLNLNHLKYLWMRGITFEASGKDEAKELKETLETLQKNGVKISIELDQKITQKSEETELQLVD, from the coding sequence ATGAAAAACACAGTATTTCTTTTAGTATTTTTTATGGTTGTATGCCAGATTTCTAAAGCTCAAAAATCATTTAAATTCTACAAAAAACAAGATTCTATTGACTACAATCATTATAGAATGATTATGACAAAAGGCTACCAATATACCGTAATAGATGGAATTCTGAGAAAAGAATTAGTAGATACTACATACCAAGATAGTGAAAACTTTATAGGATATGATTCTGCCAGCAAGCTATTGCGTGAAATTCCCAAATTTGAATATTATATCCGCAAACAAAATGAGCAATATACTAAAGGGGATCAGCTCAAAAAGACCAATCGATACGATACTATAACTCATTTATCTTTTGAGGGTCGAGATTTAAAAAAGCTTCCTGTGCTCAAACTTCTACAATGCAAAAACCTGAAGGAAATTGAATTAGTTAATACCTCAGTAAAAAAAATCCCTTGGTTATTAAACTGGTCAATTTTTGGATTAGACAGCTTACAAACTGTCAGAATCTATAATCATACTCCCAATAAGCAAATAAAATTCAAAAAGAACACGAACGTTACTGAACTAGTTTACAGAGATAGTCCCTACTCTCCTATTCCCAAAGATTTCCACAAACTTGAAAATGTGAAAGAGATAGATTTTGCAAGAAATGACTTCCGTAAAGATGCTAAATTCCATCTTGACAAGCTTAAAAATCTTAAGCACCTTAACTTATCACGTAATAATATTGACTTAAAAAACTTAGCTGAGGATACAGTAAACAACTTGAAATATATAGTACTGTCCTTCAATAATTTAACAGCTATACCAAAAGAAATTGGTTTTTTGAAAGATCTGGTGGATTTACAATTTGCAGAAAATGATATTAAAAGCGATTTGATTCATCCAGCTTTGGGTAGTCTTAAAAATTTGAAAGTTCTTTCGTTTTACAAAAATGATTTAGACAGCTTACCTCCGTTTATCTTTGATTTAAAAAACTTAGCGGAGTTAGACTTATACTATAATAGGATAGAAAAAATTCCAAACGAATTAGGACATCTGAAGAACTTGGAGAAATTTTATGTGGCACATAATCAATTGTTCAGCATACCAGAAAGCATTGGAGAATTGAAATCCTTAAAGGAATTTTATATCCATCACAATAGGATTTCATATTTACCAGAAAGCATCGGAAACTTAAAGAAGATTACTGATTTTCATATTCACAATAATTACTTTCAAGGCTTCCCTGAATTTGTCTTAAATTTTGATAAGCTGGAAGATTTAGACATCTCTTTTAACGAAATACATAAATTCCCTCCTGAACTACTTAACCTTAATCACCTAAAATATTTATGGATGAGGGGAATTACTTTTGAAGCTTCAGGAAAAGACGAAGCCAAAGAATTAAAAGAGACATTAGAAACTTTGCAGAAAAATGGAGTAAAAATTAGTATTGAATTGGATCAGAAAATAACTCAGAAGTCTGAAGAAACAGAACTCCAATTAGTTGATTAA
- the gyrB gene encoding DNA topoisomerase (ATP-hydrolyzing) subunit B has product MSTEKDNKNKDYSAGNITVLEGLEAVRKRPAMYIGDVGVKGLHHMIWEVVDNSIDEAMAGHCTTITVEINEDNSVTVMDDGRGIPVDIHEKEGRSALEVVMTVLHAGGKFDKDSYKVSGGLHGVGVSCVNALSTMLKATVYSRDGKIYEQEYSEGFPKEPVKPVGETDVTGTKIQFKPDASIFMETEFKYETVASRLRELAYLNAGIKIKLQDHRDKDENGDSKEENFFSEGGLLEFVEYLDVSREKLIPQPIYMEGEKNGVPVQVALNYNTSYSENVVSYVNNINTIEGGTHVSGFRRALTRTLKSYADKSGLLEKQKIEITGDDFREGLTAIISVKVAEPQFEGQTKTKLGNSDVMGAVESCVSETLQYFLEENPKAAKTIVQKVILAAQARNAAKKAREMVQRKNVMSGSGLPGKLADCSEKDPSICELYLVEGDSAGGSAKQGRDRNFQAILPLKGKILNVEKAQEHKIYDNDEIKNILTALGVRFGTEDDEKALNLEKLRYHKIVIMTDADVDGSHIRTLILTLFFRYMRELIDMGYVYIAQPPLYLIKRGKTERYVFTEDERVEVVKEISPDGTEGAVHLQRYKGLGEMNPEQLWTTTMDPHTRKMKQVSVESAAEADHLFSMLMGDEVPPRRDFIEKNAKYAKIDI; this is encoded by the coding sequence ATGAGTACAGAAAAAGATAATAAGAACAAAGATTATTCAGCGGGTAATATTACCGTTTTAGAAGGCTTAGAAGCAGTTAGGAAAAGACCAGCCATGTACATTGGTGATGTTGGGGTAAAAGGACTTCATCACATGATATGGGAAGTGGTGGATAACTCCATTGATGAAGCCATGGCAGGACATTGTACCACCATTACGGTAGAAATTAACGAAGATAATTCCGTTACGGTAATGGATGATGGTCGTGGTATCCCTGTAGATATTCACGAAAAGGAAGGACGCTCAGCATTGGAAGTGGTTATGACTGTTTTGCATGCAGGTGGTAAGTTCGATAAAGATTCTTATAAAGTTTCAGGTGGGTTGCATGGTGTAGGGGTTTCGTGTGTGAATGCCTTATCTACTATGTTAAAGGCTACTGTATATAGCCGTGATGGTAAAATTTACGAGCAGGAATATTCTGAAGGATTTCCAAAAGAGCCTGTAAAGCCAGTAGGGGAAACAGATGTTACCGGAACAAAAATCCAGTTTAAGCCAGATGCTTCCATTTTCATGGAAACAGAATTTAAATATGAAACTGTTGCCTCTCGATTAAGAGAACTGGCTTATTTAAATGCTGGAATTAAAATAAAATTACAAGATCATAGAGATAAAGATGAAAACGGAGATTCTAAAGAAGAAAATTTCTTTTCAGAAGGAGGTTTATTAGAGTTCGTTGAATATCTTGATGTAAGTCGTGAAAAATTGATTCCTCAGCCTATTTATATGGAAGGGGAAAAGAATGGTGTTCCTGTTCAAGTTGCATTAAATTACAATACTTCCTATAGTGAAAATGTAGTTTCATACGTGAATAATATTAATACTATCGAGGGAGGTACACATGTTTCTGGTTTCAGAAGAGCTTTAACCAGAACACTTAAGAGTTATGCTGATAAATCAGGACTTTTAGAAAAACAAAAAATAGAAATAACAGGAGATGATTTCCGTGAAGGATTAACTGCTATTATTTCTGTAAAAGTGGCTGAACCGCAGTTTGAAGGACAGACTAAGACTAAATTAGGGAATTCAGATGTAATGGGTGCAGTGGAAAGCTGTGTGTCTGAAACATTACAATACTTTTTGGAGGAAAATCCTAAAGCAGCAAAAACTATTGTACAGAAAGTGATCTTAGCAGCCCAAGCTAGAAATGCAGCTAAGAAGGCTCGAGAGATGGTGCAGAGAAAGAACGTGATGTCTGGCTCTGGATTACCTGGTAAATTGGCTGATTGCTCTGAAAAAGACCCATCTATTTGCGAATTGTATCTTGTTGAGGGAGATTCAGCAGGTGGTTCTGCAAAGCAAGGACGTGATCGAAATTTCCAAGCTATTCTACCTTTGAAAGGTAAAATTTTGAATGTAGAGAAAGCACAAGAACATAAGATCTACGACAATGATGAGATTAAGAATATTCTAACTGCATTAGGAGTTCGTTTTGGTACAGAAGATGATGAGAAAGCTCTAAATCTAGAAAAATTAAGGTACCATAAGATTGTGATCATGACCGATGCCGATGTGGATGGATCACACATTCGTACGCTTATTTTGACTTTGTTTTTCCGCTACATGCGTGAGTTGATTGATATGGGATATGTATACATTGCTCAGCCACCACTTTATTTAATTAAAAGAGGTAAAACAGAGCGCTACGTATTTACTGAAGATGAAAGAGTAGAAGTGGTAAAAGAAATTTCACCAGACGGTACAGAAGGTGCCGTTCATTTGCAACGATACAAAGGTTTGGGCGAAATGAACCCAGAACAATTATGGACTACTACTATGGATCCGCATACTAGAAAAATGAAACAAGTTTCAGTGGAATCAGCAGCCGAAGCAGATCATTTATTTAGCATGTTGATGGGAGATGAAGTTCCACCAAGAAGAGATTTTATAGAAAAGAATGCTAAATATGCTAAAATAGATATCTAA
- a CDS encoding pyridoxal phosphate-dependent aminotransferase yields MINIADRIKSVEEYYFSKKLQEVRSLDSHDFPIINLGIGSPDLAPHASVIQALNDSAAQDDVHAYQSYRGTAELRKAIADYYTRYFHVELNSDREILPLVGSKEGIMHITQAFVNPGEKVLVPNPGYPTYAAVSNLAQAKIGYYDLKEENNWQIDIEAIEKMELDQVKLFWLNSPHMPTGVQYSIAVLQKLVVLAKQHEFLIVNDNPYSMILNTDYQSILSIDGASEVAIELNSLSKSHNMAGWRIGWCAGKQEFVDAILKVKSNMDSGMFKPMQLAATEALNLGNDWFESLNKIYHKRRKLAEQILLKLGCSFSNNQQGLFLWAKLPAGHTSSEELVDQLLYGYKVFLSPGFIFGTQGQGYIRISLCANENQFKTALDRLQNYQS; encoded by the coding sequence ATGATTAATATTGCTGACCGAATTAAATCTGTAGAAGAATATTATTTTAGTAAAAAGCTTCAAGAAGTGCGGAGTTTGGATAGTCATGACTTTCCAATCATAAATCTTGGAATAGGGAGCCCAGATTTAGCTCCACATGCATCGGTAATACAAGCACTAAATGATTCGGCAGCTCAAGATGATGTTCATGCTTATCAATCCTATAGAGGAACAGCTGAACTGAGAAAGGCAATAGCAGATTATTACACTCGATATTTCCATGTCGAACTCAATTCAGATAGAGAGATTTTACCTTTGGTTGGCTCCAAGGAAGGTATCATGCACATAACTCAAGCATTTGTGAATCCTGGTGAAAAGGTTTTGGTTCCTAATCCGGGATATCCAACCTATGCAGCTGTTTCAAATTTAGCCCAAGCAAAGATTGGGTATTATGATTTAAAAGAAGAAAATAATTGGCAGATTGATATCGAAGCGATTGAAAAAATGGAATTAGATCAGGTGAAATTATTTTGGCTAAATTCACCTCATATGCCGACAGGTGTTCAGTACTCTATTGCAGTACTTCAGAAACTAGTAGTATTAGCAAAGCAGCATGAGTTTTTAATAGTAAATGATAATCCTTATTCTATGATTTTGAATACAGATTATCAAAGTATTTTATCTATTGATGGGGCCTCTGAAGTCGCTATTGAACTTAACTCATTAAGCAAATCCCACAATATGGCGGGCTGGAGAATTGGATGGTGTGCAGGTAAACAAGAATTTGTTGATGCTATTCTAAAGGTGAAAAGCAATATGGATAGCGGAATGTTTAAACCAATGCAATTGGCTGCAACTGAGGCTTTGAATTTGGGTAATGATTGGTTTGAAAGTTTAAACAAAATATACCACAAGAGAAGAAAATTAGCTGAACAAATTCTTTTAAAACTAGGATGCTCCTTTAGTAATAATCAACAAGGATTATTTCTTTGGGCAAAATTACCAGCAGGACATACTTCTTCTGAAGAACTAGTGGATCAGTTGCTATATGGATATAAAGTTTTTCTCAGTCCTGGATTTATATTTGGAACGCAAGGACAGGGCTATATTAGAATATCTTTATGCGCCAATGAAAATCAGTTTAAAACTGCTTTAGATCGTCTTCAAAACTATCAATCATGA
- a CDS encoding prephenate dehydrogenase has translation MNKIVNSLTVIGLGLIGGSFALAVKNKFPNIRIYGVDQNPAHASKALEMNIIDEIKLTNDKEMLKSDVIILAIPVSAIQIVLSDLLSTISNETVVIDTGSTKGSICESVYQHPKRAQFVAAHPIAGTEYSGPEAAFPKLFEGKKNIICEFELCNDLAKKCATWLFETVGINNIFMDAENHDKHLAYVSHLSHISSFMLGLTVLNIEKDEKNILNLAGSGFASTVRLAKSSPEMWTPIFTQNKIHLSNALKEYILQLKAFEQELNSGNSKALSELMKKANEIKKVLD, from the coding sequence ATGAATAAAATTGTTAATAGTCTTACTGTTATTGGATTAGGGTTAATTGGAGGGAGTTTTGCTTTAGCCGTAAAGAATAAATTTCCTAACATTAGGATTTATGGAGTGGATCAAAATCCAGCCCATGCTTCAAAGGCACTTGAAATGAATATCATTGATGAAATCAAATTAACTAATGATAAAGAAATGCTAAAATCAGATGTCATCATTTTAGCCATTCCGGTTAGTGCCATTCAGATTGTACTATCCGATCTATTATCAACTATTTCTAATGAAACCGTAGTAATTGATACTGGATCAACCAAAGGCAGTATTTGTGAAAGTGTCTATCAACATCCTAAAAGAGCCCAATTTGTTGCTGCACATCCGATTGCTGGAACAGAATATTCAGGGCCGGAAGCAGCATTTCCTAAATTATTTGAGGGAAAGAAAAATATTATTTGTGAGTTTGAATTATGCAATGATCTTGCAAAGAAATGCGCTACTTGGTTATTTGAAACAGTTGGAATCAACAACATTTTCATGGATGCAGAAAACCATGATAAGCATTTGGCTTATGTATCTCATTTATCTCATATAAGCTCCTTTATGCTAGGCTTAACGGTTTTAAATATCGAAAAAGATGAAAAGAACATTCTCAATTTGGCCGGTAGTGGCTTTGCTAGCACCGTCCGTTTAGCCAAAAGTTCTCCTGAAATGTGGACACCTATATTTACTCAAAATAAAATTCACCTTAGTAATGCCTTAAAAGAATACATCTTACAATTAAAGGCTTTTGAACAAGAATTAAACTCAGGTAATTCGAAAGCATTAAGTGAATTAATGAAAAAGGCTAATGAAATAAAGAAGGTCTTGGATTAA
- a CDS encoding class I SAM-dependent methyltransferase yields the protein MNYLSSISLSFIFVFLASNCSAQKSEYYYKSGDRYGTGKWYMGREIAHVMGYQGINWLERPEREIEENTSTLLTNMDIQSDDVIADIGAGSGYHVFKMAPKVQGGLVYAVDIQEEMLQSIRKKKSAEGIENIELVKGTEKSVKLPESAIDIVLMVDVYHEFSFPIEMLESIKSALKPNGRIYLIEYRAEDDSVPIKRLHKMNEAQAVKEFEASGFRLQKNIDNLPWQHCMVFIQE from the coding sequence ATGAATTATTTATCTTCCATATCCCTAAGTTTTATTTTCGTTTTTTTAGCGTCAAACTGTTCTGCCCAAAAATCAGAATATTATTATAAATCAGGTGACCGATATGGAACGGGTAAATGGTATATGGGCCGAGAAATAGCACATGTAATGGGGTATCAGGGAATTAATTGGTTGGAAAGACCTGAAAGGGAGATAGAAGAAAACACATCCACACTACTGACGAATATGGATATACAATCAGATGATGTAATTGCTGATATTGGAGCAGGGTCTGGGTATCATGTTTTCAAAATGGCTCCTAAAGTTCAGGGTGGATTAGTGTATGCAGTAGATATTCAAGAAGAAATGCTTCAATCTATTCGTAAAAAGAAATCCGCAGAAGGAATTGAAAATATTGAATTGGTAAAGGGAACCGAAAAGAGTGTGAAATTACCGGAAAGCGCTATTGATATAGTACTGATGGTGGATGTTTATCATGAATTTAGTTTCCCTATTGAAATGTTGGAGTCGATCAAATCAGCCCTAAAACCCAATGGGAGAATTTATTTGATAGAGTATAGGGCTGAAGATGATAGTGTCCCCATTAAGCGACTTCATAAAATGAATGAAGCACAAGCTGTGAAAGAATTTGAGGCATCTGGCTTTAGGCTGCAAAAGAATATCGATAATCTTCCTTGGCAACATTGTATGGTGTTTATTCAAGAATAG
- a CDS encoding alpha/beta hydrolase family protein has protein sequence MKNIFYLILVISAVISSCSKKVENYDARVAFGNFNGKNVLLKPVDYMKTPVSKKIEHHPELFTHLNDIEILSMAYNSDSLMISGFVVQPKKPGKYPVIVFNRGGHQELGRLVVATAVEVMGPFAAEGFVVVASNYRGNSGSEGKEEFGGSDVRDNINLISHLHEIGKADTNNINLLGISRGGMMNYLTLKNYTGDKIKASAAIGGVSDLEITLQHHPEMEGVYQELIPDYNEKPKKVLQARSANYWVNELPDIPYLILHSNTDDHVHYSQALILADSLKYYDRKVNMQIFENDSHGLTNNREIVLEKIIEFFKEVSPAPEF, from the coding sequence TTGAAAAATATATTTTATTTAATTCTAGTTATTTCTGCTGTCATTAGTAGCTGCAGCAAAAAAGTTGAAAATTATGATGCTAGAGTCGCATTTGGTAATTTCAACGGGAAAAATGTGCTTTTAAAGCCTGTGGACTATATGAAGACCCCAGTGTCTAAAAAAATTGAACACCATCCTGAATTATTCACTCATTTGAATGATATAGAGATATTATCCATGGCTTATAATAGTGACAGCTTGATGATATCCGGCTTCGTGGTTCAACCTAAGAAGCCTGGGAAGTATCCGGTTATTGTATTTAATAGAGGAGGTCATCAAGAATTGGGGAGACTAGTAGTGGCAACTGCAGTAGAGGTAATGGGTCCATTTGCGGCAGAAGGATTTGTGGTAGTAGCTTCAAATTATAGAGGAAATAGTGGAAGTGAAGGCAAAGAAGAATTTGGCGGGAGCGATGTTAGAGACAATATCAATCTGATTTCTCATTTGCATGAAATTGGGAAGGCAGACACAAATAATATTAATTTATTGGGAATTAGCAGAGGTGGCATGATGAATTATTTGACCCTAAAGAATTACACGGGTGATAAAATTAAAGCTTCAGCAGCTATAGGTGGTGTTTCTGATCTAGAGATCACTCTACAACATCACCCTGAGATGGAAGGGGTTTACCAAGAGTTAATCCCTGACTATAATGAAAAGCCAAAAAAAGTACTTCAGGCAAGATCTGCTAATTATTGGGTAAATGAATTGCCAGATATTCCGTACTTAATTTTGCACAGCAACACTGACGACCATGTTCATTATTCACAGGCACTCATTTTAGCTGATAGTTTAAAGTACTATGATAGAAAGGTTAATATGCAAATTTTTGAAAACGATAGCCACGGATTAACAAATAACAGAGAAATAGTTTTAGAGAAGATAATAGAGTTTTTCAAGGAAGTTTCTCCAGCGCCAGAATTTTGA
- a CDS encoding GldL-related protein, whose translation MITDEQFSFISQKIKNSGISQKEVQDDLIDHFCCLVEIEMQRGNTFEEAYTYAYQQTTPNGFEEIQLETFFLLNHKKIILMKQFTYISGYLFALSTTAGAFFKIMHFPGANIMLFSGLMGLSFIFLPLLLFNKFKDKVFNLMSEKLKWIFGTLSLMLLLVGSSFKVLHLPGAMILLGIGMFIFGILFLPFLFFRMFKSSQEQAVS comes from the coding sequence ATGATTACGGATGAGCAATTTTCATTTATCAGCCAAAAAATCAAAAACAGTGGGATTTCTCAAAAGGAAGTTCAGGACGACCTGATTGATCATTTTTGCTGTTTAGTAGAAATTGAAATGCAGAGAGGAAATACATTTGAAGAAGCCTATACTTACGCTTATCAACAAACTACCCCCAATGGATTTGAGGAAATACAACTTGAAACTTTCTTTTTATTAAACCATAAAAAAATAATACTCATGAAACAGTTCACTTACATTTCGGGCTATCTATTTGCCCTATCGACCACAGCGGGTGCATTTTTTAAAATTATGCATTTCCCTGGTGCAAACATTATGTTGTTTTCAGGATTAATGGGACTCTCCTTTATTTTCTTGCCCCTATTGCTATTTAATAAGTTCAAGGATAAAGTTTTCAACCTGATGTCTGAAAAGTTAAAATGGATCTTTGGAACACTAAGTCTAATGCTACTCTTAGTAGGCAGCAGTTTCAAAGTGCTTCATTTACCTGGGGCTATGATACTTTTAGGAATTGGAATGTTCATTTTCGGCATTTTGTTCTTACCATTTCTATTTTTTAGAATGTTCAAATCAAGTCAAGAACAAGCTGTCAGTTAA
- a CDS encoding PadR family transcriptional regulator → MYSKELLKGTLGVIILKLLEENGKMYGYEICQKVKDISDGKILIKDGSLYPTLHKLLKDGILTTEEVKIGKRIRKYYTLTPKGQGEKKVVVKELEDFIETLNKIVFTDNKTSPAL, encoded by the coding sequence ATGTATTCAAAAGAACTATTAAAAGGCACGCTGGGAGTTATCATTTTAAAACTCTTAGAAGAAAACGGTAAAATGTATGGCTATGAAATCTGCCAAAAGGTAAAGGATATTTCGGATGGCAAAATTTTAATTAAAGATGGCAGCCTGTACCCTACTCTCCATAAATTATTGAAAGATGGAATATTGACCACTGAAGAAGTAAAAATTGGTAAAAGAATACGGAAATACTACACCCTAACTCCTAAAGGACAAGGAGAAAAGAAGGTGGTAGTAAAAGAATTAGAAGATTTCATAGAGACGTTGAATAAAATTGTATTTACGGATAACAAAACTTCTCCTGCGCTATGA
- a CDS encoding outer membrane beta-barrel protein — protein MNDFIRLLIISSICFIGSINLNAQSNFIDGFYINKQGDTTYTKVRYYSGINSYRICETLSEDGNIITYLPKDVKGYGYKNDASFSSNVIDSVFLQNVIKGTISLYEKQNTYYISTKDTVYQIKNSSKLVDRNGKTYITNQDIWKGRLYYLAKNDVELKELIDQLYFRKKDLKKFVIQLNIKNQTNYTDLDIQNNLDKVNWGLRIGQQFNRLTKNSGGYYPDINDLYNSQSQTISLFATFNVPEFSKSLSFNTELLLSQIRYSGSRIDSNSSPVNEYETNFHYIQISTPIYLSYRLNQNSLFLSILAGANTQFNINDEYSTKRTTIIGQYEQESVEQPFIPYNFQPGILLGLSIGLELKEIEIGIDTRYIRFSKLNKELNLFVNQQHINAGFYIKF, from the coding sequence ATGAATGACTTTATCAGGCTATTAATAATTTCAAGTATATGTTTTATTGGTTCAATTAATTTAAATGCACAATCCAATTTTATAGATGGGTTTTACATTAACAAGCAAGGAGACACTACTTATACAAAAGTTCGTTATTATTCTGGCATCAATTCATATCGAATTTGTGAAACACTTTCAGAAGATGGAAATATCATTACTTATTTACCAAAAGATGTTAAAGGTTACGGGTATAAAAATGATGCATCATTTTCTTCAAATGTGATTGATAGCGTGTTTCTTCAAAATGTAATTAAAGGGACTATATCTTTATATGAAAAACAGAATACTTACTATATAAGCACAAAAGACACAGTCTATCAAATTAAAAATTCTTCAAAGTTGGTAGACAGAAATGGAAAGACTTATATCACCAACCAAGATATCTGGAAAGGACGACTATATTATTTAGCAAAAAATGATGTAGAGCTCAAAGAGTTAATCGATCAGCTCTATTTTAGAAAGAAAGATTTGAAAAAATTTGTAATTCAGCTAAATATAAAAAATCAGACTAACTATACCGACTTAGACATTCAGAACAACTTAGACAAAGTTAATTGGGGCTTGAGAATTGGTCAGCAATTCAATAGACTGACAAAAAATAGTGGCGGTTATTATCCGGACATCAATGACCTATATAACAGTCAAAGTCAAACAATAAGTCTCTTCGCAACATTTAATGTGCCAGAATTTTCTAAATCACTGAGCTTCAACACCGAATTATTGCTTAGCCAAATTAGGTATAGTGGATCGAGAATAGATTCCAATTCAAGTCCTGTTAATGAATATGAGACAAATTTCCACTATATCCAGATAAGTACACCTATTTATCTCTCCTATCGATTAAATCAAAATAGTTTATTCTTAAGTATACTTGCTGGTGCCAATACTCAATTTAATATTAATGACGAGTACAGTACTAAAAGAACAACAATAATAGGGCAATATGAACAAGAATCGGTAGAACAGCCATTTATTCCTTACAATTTTCAACCTGGAATTCTCCTAGGTTTATCAATTGGATTAGAGTTAAAAGAAATAGAAATTGGAATTGACACACGTTATATTCGTTTTTCTAAACTAAATAAGGAATTGAACTTATTTGTAAATCAACAACATATTAACGCAGGGTTCTATATTAAATTCTAA